Proteins encoded together in one Plasmodium cynomolgi strain B DNA, chromosome 9, whole genome shotgun sequence window:
- a CDS encoding mitochondrial import inner membrane translocase (putative) produces the protein MRSILNSVFVVNQNVGKNAKCRRFVSATCKVRSIFDSKYVFKGTDSFLWSAGRNPQQGSVHLTGKNKKGFSTFMKNVIEQVKKDMKENKQYQEALKELKEKTEIDHKAVKLKKKIEDNINLLKHIKEKNEEAVKLLYNDVNNFIRYCFENYTLFRFSKNATVKFFLLLHKFLLCTSTKLTELADKWNEKNSAFVQLDKWRQEMAIRRYKKSARAGSAGMGGMGGSGGSAGSNTENASDCGAPRSDDLGTGEKGSLPNQSSTESANKARQPGEHTEQGVAEDKPESTELVLAQETAWDKFGSKLKDMPFLNNFFENPILGKLFGETELAAALREMKMHDKNFKLCELMYLFEYVISKHIVESYLIGDEETLRLHCGQSAFNSLNASITERKKKKVYLDTNVLIYKNHELKGAQRMEESSPWFIFTFHTQQINCLKNANDEIIEGNIDDIREVVYTIALSKHPEPEREGLLYPYIKTPTLHIAVGVFGLI, from the exons ATGAGGAGCATTCTAAATAGCGTGTTTGTTGTGAACCAGAACGTTGGCAAGAACGCAAAGTGTAGGAGATTCGTTTCGGCCACATGTAAAGTGAGAAGTATTTTCGACAGTAAGTATGTGTTCAAGGGCACGGACTCCTTCCTCTGGAGTGCAGGGCGGAATCCACAGCAGGGGAGTGTCCATCTCacggggaaaaataaaaaaggctTTTCAACCTTTATGAAGAATGTTATCGAGCAG GTCAAAAAAGACATGAAGGAAAACAAGCAGTACCAGGAGGCCCTGAAGgagttgaaggaaaaaaccgAAATAGACCACAAGGCGGtgaagctgaaaaaaaaaatcgaggaTAACATAAATCTCCTAAAAcacataaaggaaaaaaatgaagaagcagtGAAGCTTCTCTACAATGACgtcaataattttattcgcTACTGCTTTGAAAATTACACACTTTTTAGGTTTTCCAAAAATGCCactgtgaaattttttctgcttctgcaCAAGTTCCTGCTGTGCACGAGCACCAAGTTAACAGAATTGGCTGACAAGTGGAACGAGAAGAACAGCGCCTTTGTGCAGCTGGACAAATGGAGGCAGGAAATGGCCATCAGGCGGTACAAAAAGAGTGCGCGCGCGGGGAGCGCAGGAATGGGAGGAATGGGAGGAAGCGGAGGAAGCGCGGGAAGCAATACGGAGAACGCTTCGGACTGCGGCGCTCCCCGCAGTGATGACCTCGGCACGGGGGAAAAGGGATCCCTGCCAAACCAGTCCAGCACGGAGAGTGCAAACAAAGCGAGGCAGCCTGGAGAGCACACAGAGCAGGGAGTCGCTGAGGACAAACCCGAGAGCACCGAACTGGTACTGGCACAGGAGACTGCATGGGATAAATTTGGAAGCAAACTGAAAGacatgccatttttaaataacttttttgaaaatcccattttgggaaaattatttgggGAAACGGAATTGGCAGCAGCACTGAGGGAGATGAAAATGCacgacaaaaattttaagctGTGTGAATTGATGTACCTGTTTGAGTACGTTATTTCGAAGCACATCGTTGAGTCTTACCTAATTGGTGATGAAGAAACGCTCCGGCTGCATTGCGGGCAGTCAGCTTTTAACTCGCTAAATGCAAGCATAAccgaaaggaagaaaaaaaaagtataccTGGATACGAATGTActgatatataaaaatcaCGAACTAAAGGGGGCACAGAGAATGGAGGAAAGCTCCCCTTGGTTTATCTTTACCTTCCACACGCAGCAAATAAATTGCTTAAAGAATGCGAATGATGAAATCATCGAGGGGAACATCGACGACATTCGCGAGGTGGTTTACACCATTGCTCTGTCCAAGCACCCCGAGCCGGAGAGGGAGGGCCTGCTCTACCCCTACATC aAAACGCCTACACTGCACATCGCGGTAGGCGTGTTTGGTTtgatttaa